In Persicimonas caeni, a single window of DNA contains:
- a CDS encoding transglutaminase TgpA family protein, which translates to MNLALRKRLAGLHKLSIYAVIAIAFLCVLAGGGVGPLMAVVFAAGLLVSWFVDKAGLIDQSFGKWWNLLILGFVGVTALQLVATDESIISAAIRFVLLLTLVKFFGRFSHRDDLQIYALSFLIFASATAVNEGVTYGILFGFYVLAGTFSLALFHLNVELDDKPSVRGSGRTPFDRTYVMVLGAISVLIFVSSLMIFFVFPRVGLGFFVTQSREQTSVTGFSESVDLGSHGKIRDNPEVVMRVEFPEGRPNDYQTLHWRTMTFDRYDGTSWSRTLKETEKSLPRRQNGYQFNKVLGEWRAGFSAKAQPQVLQIYLEPIGTNLLPRLWPTGTVSFGNGDLRMPWNPNSGSLTVDAYGDLRHTVESEVGVPYSQTVLGKPDPVKLREQTFASRRRGPDPRYLQLPELSEEFYALVDEATAGARTPYEKAEAVMEHLGENFQYTTDLPPVDQGRPIESFVFETQRGHCEYFATTGVLMLRAAGVPARLVNGFLGGRWNGVGGYLSVRQGDAHSWVEIYVPNFGWTPIDPTPAADVLPMQPDPFTQWYRDSYDALRLNWMKWVIEYDLESQIELFKKAGQFFAPKPENLDRGDKEASKDRSFDLDGAYVLYLLGLFVLAALFWWLIRRWFGRESGVHALFERIERAGKAAGVARAPDEGPGAYLERLGRAFPPAARELAAFRQRYLAARFGGRSPGARQMQGLGELVAKIRKKLK; encoded by the coding sequence ATGAACCTGGCACTTCGAAAGCGCCTGGCGGGGCTCCACAAGCTGAGCATCTACGCGGTGATCGCGATCGCCTTTTTGTGTGTCCTGGCCGGCGGTGGCGTCGGACCGCTGATGGCTGTGGTCTTTGCGGCAGGCCTTCTGGTCAGCTGGTTTGTCGACAAGGCCGGCCTCATCGACCAGTCCTTCGGCAAGTGGTGGAACCTTCTGATTCTGGGGTTTGTCGGCGTCACCGCCCTCCAACTCGTGGCCACCGACGAGAGCATCATCTCGGCGGCGATCCGCTTCGTCCTCCTGCTGACACTGGTCAAGTTCTTCGGGCGCTTCTCACACCGCGACGACCTGCAGATCTACGCGCTGAGCTTTCTCATCTTCGCCTCGGCGACTGCGGTCAACGAGGGCGTCACCTACGGGATTTTGTTCGGCTTTTACGTGCTCGCCGGCACCTTCAGCCTGGCGCTATTCCACCTCAACGTCGAACTCGACGACAAGCCGAGCGTGCGAGGCTCTGGGCGAACCCCCTTCGACCGCACTTACGTCATGGTTCTGGGCGCGATCAGCGTGCTGATCTTTGTGTCGAGCCTGATGATTTTCTTTGTCTTTCCGCGCGTCGGCCTGGGCTTCTTCGTCACCCAGTCCCGTGAGCAGACCTCGGTGACCGGTTTCTCCGAGTCGGTCGACCTCGGCTCTCACGGAAAGATTCGGGACAACCCTGAAGTCGTCATGCGCGTCGAGTTCCCGGAGGGCCGCCCCAACGACTACCAGACGCTGCACTGGCGCACGATGACCTTCGACCGTTACGACGGCACGAGCTGGTCGCGCACCCTCAAAGAGACCGAGAAGTCACTGCCGCGAAGGCAGAACGGCTATCAATTCAACAAGGTCTTGGGCGAGTGGCGCGCCGGGTTCAGCGCCAAGGCACAGCCGCAGGTCCTGCAGATTTACCTCGAGCCGATCGGCACGAACCTGCTGCCGCGGCTGTGGCCGACCGGCACGGTGTCTTTTGGCAACGGCGACCTTCGCATGCCCTGGAACCCCAACTCGGGCAGCCTCACCGTGGACGCTTACGGTGACCTTCGCCACACCGTCGAAAGCGAGGTGGGCGTGCCCTATTCGCAGACCGTGCTCGGAAAGCCCGACCCGGTGAAGCTTCGCGAGCAGACCTTCGCTTCGCGGCGCCGCGGCCCCGATCCGCGCTACCTACAGCTCCCCGAGCTCTCCGAAGAGTTCTACGCGCTGGTCGACGAGGCGACCGCCGGCGCCCGCACGCCCTACGAAAAAGCCGAAGCTGTGATGGAGCATCTGGGGGAGAACTTCCAGTACACCACCGACCTGCCACCGGTCGACCAGGGGCGGCCCATCGAGAGTTTCGTCTTCGAGACCCAGCGCGGCCACTGCGAGTATTTCGCGACCACCGGCGTGCTCATGCTTCGCGCAGCCGGCGTCCCCGCGCGGCTGGTCAACGGGTTTTTGGGCGGACGCTGGAACGGCGTGGGCGGGTATCTGAGCGTGCGCCAAGGAGACGCGCATTCGTGGGTCGAAATCTACGTGCCCAATTTTGGCTGGACGCCCATCGATCCGACGCCGGCGGCCGACGTGTTGCCGATGCAACCCGACCCCTTCACTCAATGGTACCGCGACAGCTACGATGCGCTTCGGCTCAACTGGATGAAGTGGGTCATCGAGTACGATCTCGAATCTCAAATCGAGCTGTTCAAGAAGGCCGGCCAGTTCTTCGCGCCCAAGCCCGAGAACCTCGACAGAGGCGACAAGGAGGCGAGCAAAGATCGCTCCTTCGACCTCGATGGGGCGTACGTTTTGTACTTGTTGGGGCTGTTCGTCTTGGCAGCGCTCTTTTGGTGGCTGATAAGGCGCTGGTTTGGCCGCGAGAGCGGCGTGCACGCCCTATTCGAGCGCATCGAGCGCGCCGGCAAGGCCGCCGGTGTCGCTCGAGCGCCCGATGAGGGGCCTGGGGCCTATCTCGAGCGGCTCGGGCGTGCATTTCCGCCCGCGGCGCGCGAACTGGCGGCGTTTCGCCAGCGGTACCTGGCTGCGCGCTTCGGTGGGCGCTCCCCGGGCGCCCGGCAAATGCAGGGGCTCGGGGAGCTAGTCGCCAAGATTCGCAAAAAGCTCAAGTAG
- a CDS encoding YihY/virulence factor BrkB family protein, which produces MGRAKKGFETLKKTFQEWKEDDAQTWAASVAFYTMFSLAPLLVLAVALASFIFGERAARGELVTQMETMVGPGGAETIQTILANASGPGGGGVIATIISVALLLLGASKVFGELQKAMNRIWDVRSDPNEGWRGAARKRLTGFAMVLGIGLFLLAAIAASTFLSNIQQFVGEVPGGPVVWTALNFVVSLLIIGFLFAALFKYVPDVEIEWSDVWFGAGITAALFALGKLALGIYLSHASVGSAYGAAGSLVVLLAWIFYSAQIFFFGAEYTQVHAKQRGRSIQPNEHAIHESEFEAAQPSM; this is translated from the coding sequence ATGGGCCGAGCCAAAAAAGGATTCGAGACGCTCAAGAAGACGTTCCAAGAATGGAAGGAAGACGACGCTCAAACTTGGGCGGCGTCGGTCGCTTTCTACACGATGTTCTCGCTGGCGCCCCTGCTCGTCCTGGCGGTGGCGCTCGCCAGCTTCATCTTCGGCGAGCGGGCTGCGCGAGGGGAGCTCGTCACCCAGATGGAGACGATGGTCGGCCCGGGTGGAGCGGAGACGATTCAGACGATCTTGGCCAACGCCAGCGGCCCGGGCGGGGGCGGCGTCATCGCCACGATCATCAGCGTCGCTTTGTTGCTGCTCGGCGCCAGCAAGGTCTTCGGCGAACTCCAAAAAGCGATGAACCGCATCTGGGATGTGCGCAGCGACCCCAATGAGGGCTGGCGAGGTGCGGCGCGAAAGAGGCTGACCGGCTTTGCGATGGTGCTAGGCATCGGCCTGTTCCTGTTGGCAGCCATCGCCGCGAGCACCTTCTTGTCCAATATCCAACAATTCGTCGGCGAGGTTCCAGGTGGGCCGGTGGTGTGGACGGCGCTCAACTTCGTGGTGTCGCTGCTCATCATCGGATTTCTGTTCGCCGCACTCTTCAAATACGTGCCCGACGTCGAGATCGAGTGGTCCGACGTCTGGTTCGGCGCAGGCATCACAGCCGCGCTTTTTGCGCTGGGGAAGTTGGCGCTGGGGATTTATCTATCGCACGCAAGCGTGGGCTCGGCCTACGGCGCGGCCGGCTCGCTGGTGGTCCTGTTGGCGTGGATCTTCTACTCGGCCCAGATCTTCTTTTTCGGCGCCGAGTACACGCAGGTGCACGCCAAACAGCGCGGACGGAGCATCCAGCCCAACGAACACGCGATTCATGAATCCGAATTCGAGGCGGCCCAGCCGAGTATGTAA
- a CDS encoding AAA family ATPase, which produces MTDLQANVESVFQGKTRVVRYTLACLLAGGHVLLEDVPGVGKTTLALALARSMGLSFQRIQFTSDLLPSDIIGVSVYRPETGDFDFKPGPLFAGVILADEINRTTPRTQSALLEAMSEGKVSVDNVTHQLPDPFLVIATQNPLEHHGTYPLPESQLDRFLMRLSIGYPSRRIERQILLERRLAEPVHELEAALDVSEFRALQQKAARVRLDETLVDYLMEVVDKTRRDTRVRIGVSTRGALAMARVARAWALVQGRDFCIPDDLRELFVPCFAHRLALAGSAGDGDKDQAEMVMEELVSEVPTPT; this is translated from the coding sequence TTGACCGATTTGCAAGCAAACGTAGAGAGCGTCTTCCAAGGCAAGACCCGAGTGGTGCGCTACACGCTGGCTTGTCTGCTCGCAGGCGGGCACGTGCTGCTCGAAGACGTGCCCGGTGTCGGCAAGACGACGTTGGCGCTGGCGCTGGCCAGGAGCATGGGGCTGAGCTTCCAGCGCATTCAGTTCACCAGTGATCTTTTGCCCAGCGACATCATCGGCGTGTCGGTTTATCGGCCGGAGACGGGCGACTTCGACTTCAAGCCGGGGCCGCTCTTTGCCGGCGTCATCCTCGCCGACGAGATCAACCGCACCACACCTCGCACACAGTCTGCACTGCTCGAGGCGATGAGCGAGGGCAAAGTCAGCGTCGACAACGTCACACACCAGTTGCCCGATCCCTTCTTGGTGATCGCGACCCAGAACCCGCTCGAGCATCACGGGACCTACCCACTGCCCGAGAGCCAACTCGACCGGTTCTTGATGCGGTTGTCGATCGGATATCCGTCGCGTCGGATCGAGCGCCAAATCCTGTTGGAGCGTCGGCTGGCCGAGCCGGTGCACGAACTCGAGGCGGCGCTCGACGTCAGTGAGTTCCGCGCGTTGCAGCAAAAAGCCGCGCGAGTGCGCCTCGACGAGACGCTAGTCGATTATCTGATGGAGGTGGTCGATAAGACGCGCCGCGACACGCGCGTTCGCATCGGCGTGAGTACTCGTGGTGCGCTGGCGATGGCACGCGTCGCGCGTGCTTGGGCGCTCGTTCAAGGCCGTGATTTCTGCATTCCCGACGACCTGCGAGAGCTCTTCGTGCCGTGCTTTGCCCACCGACTCGCGCTCGCAGGGTCGGCGGGCGACGGCGACAAGGACCAGGCCGAGATGGTCATGGAAGAGCTCGTCTCCGAGGTGCCCACCCCGACCTGA
- a CDS encoding penicillin-binding protein 1A: MARNRRSSGKKRGKKKKGGLLGKLFKWLILLGIIGAILGGGGVAGLFYYYGRDLPELLKREDYQPKQLSRVYASDGELIGEFIAQDGRRTVLAMDEIPDYVRYSFMAAEDADFMTHEGIDYFGMARAFYYAVRYDAGLKGTSTITQQVIKNLVLTPERKIERKIKEIILARELEKNLTKEDILYLYLNTIYLGHGNYGVEEASRFYFGKSARDLDIHEAAVLAGITQSPERLSPKKHPEEAKKRRAYVLEQLWKKGFIEEATYREADKKPIETVPYHKSYPHVGKAPYFVEHVRKLLVDKYGPEKVYTGGLRVHTTLDLDKQTAAKGSLREGLRVYDARREYYEPVRKLSGNKVDAFIAKQAKALAKKGLSKGKVYEAVVVSVDPKTELVKLNLGDVPARLLLRPKSRILGEGKDRKTVDEKFERGHVLEVMPLAVEPDDEGSVPVEFKRGPDSALVSIDPKTRDVVAMVGGYSFEYNEYNHATQAKRQTGSTFKPFVYGAALASKGVTPATIYLDSPAVFKLDGGKSWSPKNSDGRWRGPIRVREGLGASRNVVAVRILRDIGLEKATEFAKKIGIKSPIVQNFTMVMGSSEITPLEMTNAYATFASGGLYGEPRFITRVETANGETDTFETRIERVLAPEVAYIISDLMTAVTMGYVDSSGTRRGGTAGALRKGFDRPFAGKTGTTNESRDAWFIGFTPQYVAGAWVGFGDNSPLGPKEYGGRVAGPIWRDYMKIIHEKLEVKKFEPPSSGISTATIDPATGKLARQDGVEEVFLSGTAPTTYAPVNQGGEEDDFLMNQFGTSANPEQEGEQEAAN; encoded by the coding sequence ATGGCCCGAAACCGACGTAGTTCAGGGAAGAAGCGCGGTAAGAAGAAAAAGGGCGGCTTGCTCGGAAAGCTTTTCAAGTGGCTGATCCTGCTTGGCATCATCGGCGCCATTTTGGGCGGCGGTGGCGTGGCCGGCCTCTTTTACTACTACGGGCGAGATCTGCCCGAGCTGCTCAAACGCGAAGATTACCAGCCCAAGCAGCTGTCGCGGGTCTACGCCTCCGATGGCGAGCTCATCGGCGAGTTTATCGCCCAGGACGGTCGGCGCACCGTGTTGGCGATGGACGAGATTCCCGATTACGTGCGCTACTCGTTCATGGCGGCCGAAGACGCCGACTTCATGACCCACGAGGGGATCGACTACTTCGGCATGGCGCGCGCTTTCTACTACGCGGTGCGCTACGACGCCGGCCTCAAAGGCACCTCCACGATCACCCAGCAGGTCATCAAAAACCTCGTGCTCACTCCCGAGCGCAAGATCGAGCGAAAGATCAAAGAGATCATCCTTGCGCGTGAGCTCGAGAAGAACCTCACCAAAGAGGATATCCTCTACCTGTACTTGAACACGATTTACCTGGGCCACGGCAACTACGGGGTCGAGGAAGCCTCACGCTTCTACTTCGGCAAGTCCGCGCGCGACCTCGACATTCACGAGGCTGCCGTGCTCGCCGGGATCACCCAGTCGCCCGAGCGGCTGTCGCCCAAAAAGCATCCCGAAGAAGCCAAGAAACGTCGTGCCTATGTGCTCGAGCAGCTGTGGAAAAAGGGCTTTATCGAGGAAGCGACCTACCGCGAGGCCGACAAGAAGCCCATCGAAACGGTCCCGTACCACAAGAGCTACCCGCACGTGGGCAAGGCGCCCTACTTCGTCGAGCACGTCCGCAAACTCCTCGTCGACAAGTACGGCCCCGAGAAGGTCTACACGGGCGGCCTGCGCGTGCACACCACGCTCGATTTGGACAAGCAGACTGCCGCAAAAGGCTCGCTTCGCGAGGGGCTTCGGGTCTACGACGCTCGCCGGGAGTATTACGAGCCGGTGCGAAAGCTGAGTGGCAACAAAGTCGACGCGTTTATCGCCAAACAGGCCAAGGCGCTCGCCAAGAAGGGTCTGAGCAAGGGCAAGGTCTACGAAGCCGTCGTCGTCTCGGTCGACCCCAAAACAGAACTCGTCAAGCTGAACCTCGGCGACGTCCCTGCGCGGCTATTGCTGCGGCCGAAGTCGCGGATCTTGGGTGAAGGCAAAGATCGCAAGACCGTCGACGAGAAGTTCGAGCGCGGGCACGTGCTCGAGGTCATGCCGTTGGCTGTCGAGCCCGACGACGAGGGTAGCGTGCCGGTCGAATTCAAGCGCGGGCCCGACTCCGCGCTCGTCTCCATCGACCCGAAGACACGCGACGTCGTGGCGATGGTCGGCGGCTATTCGTTCGAGTACAACGAGTACAACCACGCCACCCAGGCCAAACGCCAGACCGGCTCGACCTTCAAACCGTTCGTCTACGGGGCGGCGCTCGCCTCGAAAGGCGTCACTCCGGCGACGATTTACTTGGACAGCCCGGCTGTCTTCAAGCTCGACGGCGGCAAGAGTTGGTCGCCGAAGAACTCCGACGGGCGCTGGCGCGGGCCGATCCGAGTGCGCGAGGGGTTGGGCGCGAGCCGTAACGTCGTCGCCGTGCGCATCCTGCGCGACATCGGCCTCGAGAAAGCGACCGAGTTCGCCAAGAAGATCGGCATCAAGAGCCCGATCGTTCAAAACTTCACGATGGTCATGGGCTCCAGTGAGATCACCCCGCTCGAGATGACCAACGCCTACGCCACCTTCGCCAGCGGCGGCTTGTACGGCGAGCCGCGCTTCATCACCCGCGTCGAGACGGCCAACGGTGAGACCGACACGTTCGAGACGCGCATCGAGCGCGTGCTCGCTCCCGAAGTCGCCTACATCATTTCCGACCTGATGACGGCAGTGACGATGGGCTACGTCGACAGCAGCGGAACCCGCCGCGGCGGCACCGCCGGTGCGCTGCGCAAGGGCTTCGACCGTCCGTTTGCAGGCAAGACCGGCACCACCAACGAGAGCCGCGACGCCTGGTTCATCGGCTTTACGCCGCAGTATGTCGCCGGCGCCTGGGTCGGCTTCGGCGACAACAGCCCGCTGGGCCCCAAAGAGTATGGCGGGCGCGTCGCCGGTCCCATCTGGCGCGACTACATGAAGATCATCCACGAGAAGCTCGAGGTGAAGAAGTTCGAGCCGCCCTCTTCTGGCATCTCTACGGCCACCATCGACCCGGCCACGGGTAAACTCGCCCGCCAAGACGGCGTCGAGGAGGTCTTCTTGTCGGGCACCGCGCCGACCACCTATGCCCCCGTCAATCAGGGCGGCGAAGAGGACGACTTTCTGATGAATCAATTTGGCACGTCGGCCAACCCCGAACAGGAAGGCGAGCAAGAAGCCGCTAACTAG
- a CDS encoding serine/threonine-protein kinase produces the protein MSSPPKLGPFDLQHPLGRGGMGEVWLARRQPYGEEVAVKVLTSEAARNERYRRAFRREVQAMARLDHPHIALIIDRGVIDEQASRASKGHFVAGSPFLAMEYVAGPTLSGLTGKLDWTQLRQILLQLLDALAHAHALDVVHRDLKPSNVLVDTSAKGLSVRLVDFGISAGFTDELPESTGEQTTGTPKYMAPEQILAKRRDQGPWTDLYALGCLAWKLCCGEAPYPGEPEEILRAHLSDPLPNFAPEMTLPDGFGAWLTRLLAKHPGERYRRAADAAHALLALGEVAAADGTSTPQNMFAGPDDPTVTMHTLAAVSATLRFDVDRKRLADAKASEAIMERPPLPESWRVAEPLRRASRAGAASLGMYGLRIIPVVDRDEVRDTLWEHLTQVVNEGRTRVTLLRGTTGSGKTRLARWLARRAHEVGAADVLEATHSPTGSPTDGLPAMLARRLQCVGLAPMETFKRVRKLYQLLGAEGRAAIVEPAAVSELINEHSEGLLEEDSAAYQFSSVRERYAIISQLLRRLAERRPLVIVLDDLQWGREALGFVRHVLDLAAEEAIQAHVIATVQDEAIEGDAALQDNLKNLEQNDRVASCRLGPLAEADQAELVGRLLRLDPALATEVVVRSGGNPMFAVETVGDWIMQDLLEPGAEGFRRREAQKASLPQNLEQVWEQRLAHFLDRFFAQSRGAARTRLEIAAVLGGDVSMDEWQAICRLEAVPTVDRLLDALFEHGLARRTDEGWSLASQVLVKVLQDTPRLREHHLRCAEALEAMYPARTRGLQRRLGEHFAAAGEVDRALEALKLAVTDAIDFGDLDNARTVLEMREHLTEAAGLADDDRRRVQNWLLREKLELKEGNFEAASKLAQEALEVATRCGYVYERGFALTERGVLLSHTGERAESLECYQKAAAIFEQLGERNRLARALGELAVGYQANGDIDEAIASMLRAAKLFEEDGNLSMLAQCQVHLGGFFAGIDDFDRAEESLERAQQLTEQLGNQRLLGECYFYRGEVHRVRGELQEARRCFLNSVAAYQPIDRYNPMLARLGVAVAELQLENYARAEALYERLLRQFRDAGVTHYECFALLGLACCAAHRHDWQTWDKLTQKLEERLSSARIVDHALYSLAEVAARLTTEAGQDERAAFAVALVEEQRDALGLDD, from the coding sequence ATGAGCAGTCCCCCCAAACTCGGCCCGTTCGATCTGCAGCATCCCCTAGGCAGGGGCGGCATGGGGGAGGTCTGGCTCGCCCGGCGCCAGCCGTACGGCGAGGAAGTCGCTGTCAAAGTACTGACCAGCGAGGCCGCCCGAAACGAGCGGTACCGACGCGCTTTTCGCCGTGAAGTCCAGGCGATGGCGCGCCTCGACCACCCTCATATCGCGTTGATCATCGACAGGGGCGTCATCGACGAGCAGGCAAGCCGGGCTTCCAAAGGTCATTTCGTGGCCGGCTCGCCGTTTCTGGCCATGGAGTACGTCGCCGGGCCGACATTGAGCGGCCTGACCGGCAAGCTCGATTGGACTCAACTGCGCCAGATTCTGCTCCAACTACTCGACGCTCTCGCCCACGCCCACGCGCTCGACGTGGTCCACCGCGATCTCAAGCCGAGCAACGTGCTCGTCGACACCAGCGCCAAAGGCCTATCGGTTCGACTGGTCGATTTCGGCATCTCCGCCGGGTTCACCGACGAGCTTCCCGAGTCGACCGGTGAGCAGACGACGGGGACGCCCAAGTACATGGCGCCCGAGCAGATTCTGGCCAAGCGACGCGACCAGGGCCCCTGGACCGACCTGTACGCGCTCGGCTGCCTGGCTTGGAAGCTATGCTGCGGCGAGGCGCCCTACCCCGGCGAGCCCGAGGAGATTCTGCGCGCTCACCTGAGCGATCCGCTGCCCAACTTTGCGCCCGAAATGACCCTGCCCGATGGCTTCGGTGCGTGGCTGACACGTCTCCTCGCCAAGCATCCCGGCGAGCGCTACCGCCGAGCGGCCGACGCCGCCCACGCCCTGCTGGCCCTGGGCGAGGTGGCCGCTGCCGATGGGACGTCTACCCCCCAGAACATGTTTGCCGGGCCCGACGACCCCACCGTCACGATGCACACACTGGCAGCGGTGTCGGCGACGCTTCGCTTCGACGTCGACCGCAAGCGGTTGGCCGATGCGAAGGCCTCCGAGGCGATCATGGAACGGCCGCCTTTGCCCGAGAGTTGGCGCGTGGCCGAGCCCCTTCGCCGCGCGTCTCGCGCGGGGGCGGCCAGCCTGGGCATGTACGGGCTGCGCATCATACCGGTCGTCGACCGTGACGAGGTGCGCGACACCCTTTGGGAGCACCTGACGCAGGTGGTCAACGAGGGCCGCACACGCGTGACGCTGCTTCGCGGCACAACCGGCAGCGGCAAGACTCGCCTGGCGCGCTGGTTGGCGCGCCGCGCCCATGAAGTCGGCGCCGCCGATGTCCTGGAGGCGACCCACAGCCCCACGGGCAGCCCCACCGACGGCTTGCCGGCGATGCTCGCGCGCCGGTTGCAGTGTGTCGGGTTGGCGCCCATGGAGACCTTCAAGCGTGTGCGCAAGCTGTATCAACTGCTCGGTGCTGAAGGGCGAGCTGCTATCGTCGAGCCGGCGGCGGTCTCCGAACTCATCAACGAGCACTCCGAAGGCTTGCTCGAAGAGGACTCGGCGGCCTACCAGTTCAGCAGCGTTCGCGAGCGCTACGCCATCATCTCGCAGCTGCTGCGTCGCCTGGCCGAGCGCCGACCGCTCGTGATTGTGCTCGACGATCTGCAGTGGGGTCGCGAAGCGCTCGGGTTTGTGCGCCACGTGCTCGATTTGGCTGCCGAAGAGGCGATCCAAGCGCACGTGATCGCCACCGTGCAAGATGAAGCCATCGAGGGCGATGCCGCGCTGCAGGACAACCTGAAGAACCTCGAACAGAACGACCGCGTCGCCTCGTGTCGGCTCGGCCCGCTTGCCGAAGCCGATCAAGCCGAGCTCGTGGGACGTTTGCTGCGCCTCGATCCTGCGCTGGCTACCGAAGTGGTCGTGCGCAGCGGGGGCAACCCGATGTTTGCCGTCGAGACCGTCGGCGACTGGATCATGCAGGATCTGCTCGAGCCCGGGGCCGAAGGCTTTCGACGCCGTGAGGCGCAGAAGGCGAGCCTCCCGCAGAACCTCGAGCAGGTCTGGGAGCAGCGCCTGGCCCACTTCTTGGACCGGTTTTTCGCCCAGAGCCGCGGAGCCGCGCGCACGCGACTCGAGATCGCAGCCGTATTGGGCGGCGACGTTTCAATGGATGAGTGGCAGGCGATCTGCCGCCTCGAGGCCGTGCCCACTGTCGACCGGCTGCTCGATGCCCTCTTCGAGCACGGCCTCGCGCGCCGCACCGACGAGGGCTGGTCGCTGGCGAGTCAGGTGCTCGTCAAAGTCCTGCAGGACACGCCCCGATTGCGCGAACATCACCTCCGTTGCGCCGAGGCGCTCGAGGCGATGTACCCTGCGCGAACGCGTGGGCTGCAGCGCCGGCTGGGCGAACATTTCGCCGCCGCCGGCGAGGTCGACCGCGCCCTCGAGGCGTTGAAGTTGGCGGTCACCGACGCGATCGACTTTGGCGACCTCGACAATGCACGCACCGTCTTGGAAATGCGAGAGCACCTCACCGAGGCCGCCGGACTCGCCGACGATGACCGCCGCCGGGTCCAAAACTGGCTGCTCCGCGAAAAGCTCGAACTCAAAGAGGGGAACTTCGAGGCAGCCTCAAAACTCGCCCAAGAGGCGCTAGAAGTCGCCACACGATGCGGATATGTCTACGAGCGCGGGTTCGCGCTGACCGAGCGCGGGGTGCTCTTGTCGCATACCGGCGAGCGCGCCGAGAGCCTCGAGTGCTACCAAAAAGCCGCTGCCATCTTCGAGCAACTCGGCGAGCGCAATCGCCTCGCCCGCGCGTTGGGCGAGCTGGCGGTGGGCTATCAGGCCAACGGCGACATCGATGAAGCCATCGCCTCGATGCTCCGCGCCGCCAAACTCTTCGAAGAAGACGGCAACCTGTCCATGCTCGCCCAGTGCCAGGTGCATCTGGGCGGATTCTTTGCAGGGATCGATGACTTCGACCGCGCCGAAGAATCCCTCGAGCGCGCCCAGCAGCTCACCGAGCAGCTCGGCAATCAGCGCCTGCTCGGCGAGTGCTATTTCTACCGCGGCGAGGTCCACCGAGTACGCGGCGAATTGCAGGAAGCGCGACGCTGCTTCTTGAACAGCGTGGCCGCCTACCAGCCCATCGACCGCTACAACCCGATGCTCGCTCGCCTCGGGGTGGCCGTCGCCGAACTCCAACTCGAAAATTACGCCCGCGCCGAAGCTCTGTACGAGCGGCTGCTGCGCCAATTCCGAGACGCCGGCGTCACGCACTACGAGTGCTTCGCCCTACTCGGCCTCGCGTGCTGCGCCGCCCACCGCCACGATTGGCAGACGTGGGACAAGCTGACCCAAAAGCTCGAAGAAAGGCTCAGCTCGGCGCGCATCGTCGACCACGCCCTCTACTCGCTGGCCGAGGTCGCCGCGCGGTTGACCACCGAGGCTGGCCAAGACGAACGCGCCGCCTTCGCAGTCGCGCTCGTCGAGGAGCAGCGCGACGCGCTCGGCCTCGACGACTAG